Proteins from one Acanthopagrus latus isolate v.2019 chromosome 18, fAcaLat1.1, whole genome shotgun sequence genomic window:
- the adad1 gene encoding adenosine deaminase domain-containing protein 1 isoform X2 encodes MFQARGSFQGSMGSPFAKTLMKNLPAKPGLTESYEPLPASSDPSEDVFRQQSKGYPVKPKVSPKKLLERYRQGEMNGVALLHQLAQVLQFHLEIKETVTTGNIQGFYFAFCVVIDGVEYKTGMGMTKKEARLKAAVLAVQDLLPTWENLNSVLPEVSGVPPPLPVKEKSSISDFHPQRAIHERKNSVNLHIPHAVRDQLTKLMNSHPEFSACADTTAAFIIQTSGECEVVAFGTGNFNTKANASTSGRIVHDSHAVVTARRSLMRFLYRHLLMFFSKTANLKERSVFQHSSSGLLSLKSGITLHLYVNQLPKGAAQIPSKLRLNPLSISAWQVNNEISLHLSVEGKVFSVFSSAFDHSASKVVSMSATDKLTQWQVLGYQGALLSHFIEPVYVESILVGDSGCSDIRGMEISVSQRVEGITSQLPTFYCMMRPHISLVPSVATDSTDRGYFTYGINWSEGDSSLEVVDGLEGKTVEESPFKSGSALASRLCKAAMLHRFKLVAKEAQRQDLLATSSYREAKRMAKPYQEAKNMLRAYLLQQGFGSWLVKLSVSDNFSM; translated from the exons ATGTTTCAAGCAAGGGGATCATTTCAAGGATCCATGGGATCCCCATTTGCAAAAACCCTCATGAAGAATTTGCCTGCGAAGCCGGGACTGACTGAATCGTATGAACCCCTGCCAGCCTCCAGTGATCCAAGTGAAGATGTCTTTCGCCAACAATCGAAAG GTTATCCTGTCAAGCCAAAAGTCTCACCCAAAAAGCTACTTGAAAGGTACAGGCAAGGCGAGATGAATGGCGTGGCTTTACTCCATCAGCTTGCCCAGGTTTTACAGTTCCACCTAGAAATAAAGGAAACGGTGACCACAG gTAACAtacaaggcttttattttgcctTCTGTGTGGTGATCGATGGGGTCGAATACAAGACCGGCATGGGAATGACCAAGAAGGAGGCGCGGCTCAAAGCGGCGGTGCTAGCTGTGCAGGACCTGCTGCCCACCTGGGAAAACCTGAATTCTGTCTTACCTGAAGTATCAG GAGTCCCTCCACCCCTGCCAGTAAAAGAGAAGTCCTCTATCTCTGACTTCCATCCTCAAAGAGCCATTCACG aAAGGAAGAATTCTGTGAACCTCCATATTCCACATGCTGTGAGGGATCAACTCACAAAACTGATGAACAGCCACCCTGAGTTCTCTGCTTGTGCTGACACCACAGCAGCATTCATCATTCAAACCT CTGGGGAATGTGAGGTGGTTGCTTTCGGCACCGGGAACTTTAATACCAAAGCAAATGCCTCGACCAGTGGGAGGATTGTGCATGATTCGCATGCGGTGGTAACTGCAAGGAGATCACTTATGAG GTTTCTGTACCGGCACCTGCTGATGTTCTTCAGCAAAACGGCCAATCTGAAGGAGAGGTCTGTCTtccagcacagcagcagtggccTTCTCAGCCTGAAGAGCGGCATCACCCTCCATCTTTATGTGAACCAACTGCCAAAGGGTGCTGCTCAGATTCCTTCCAAGTT GCGTCTAAACCCACTCTCCATTTCTGCATGGCAAGTCAACAATGAAATCAGCCTACACCTGTCAGTGGAGGgcaag gtgTTCTCAGTTTTCTCTTCAGCCTTTGATCACTCTGCCTCCAAGGTGGTCAGCATGTCCGCCACAGACAAGCTCACTCAGTGGCAGGTGCTGGGATACCAGGGAGCCTTGCTCAGCCACTTCATTGAGCCTGTTTATGTTGAAAGCATCCTCGTAG GTGACTCTGGCTGTAGTGATATCCGTGGCATGGAGATCTCTGTGAGCCAGCGCGTGGAGGGGATCACCTCCCAGCTGCCCACATTCTACTGCATGATGAGGCCCCACATCAGCCTGGTGCCGTCTGTAGCTACCGACAGCACAGACCGTGGATATTTTACCTATGGTATCAACTGGAGTGAAGGAGACAGCTCCCTGGAGGTTGTGGATGGCCTGGAGGGCAAGACAGTAGAGGA ATCTCCCTTTAAGAGTGGCTCTGCTCTGGCAAGCCGTCTGTGCAAAGCAGCAATGCTGCACCGCTTCAAGTTGGTGGCCAAAGAGGCCCAGAGGCAGGACCTGCTGGCCACAAGCTCCTACAGAGAAGCCAAG AGGATGGCAAAGCCGTACCAGGAGGCGAAGAACATGCTGAGGGCGTACCTGTTACAGCAGGGCTTTGGGTCCTGGCTGGTCAAGCTTTCTGTTAGTGATAACTTTAGCATGTGA